The genomic interval atctttcatttGGATTAGATTCTGCTTCTAGTTATCAAATTAGAGGACTTGTGTGCAAATTTTAAGCAAATATGAAATTTCAACATTTCATcatattattatttcaatttttgttttaCTATTAGTTATGGGAAAGTTACTCGTATCATGTGGTAATGGAGGGAGGCTGTGCTTACATCAAGTATATAAATTTTGGTTCAATGAAACTAatataattttctgaatttttttggGGTTACCCAATTCTTCTATATATACTTGATAAGTTTCTCACTCCCTTTTCTTTTGGGCTGTCTTAATCTGAATGTTTGGGTTACTGAATGGCTTGCTGATCCACCCTTTTTAGTATTTGGTTTTGGGGCATATGTCTTGAATTTCATCTGAGTATTTTGGTTTCTTTTCAGTAACTTTTGGTCATGTCTGTCCAAAATATTAAGATGGTTTAATTTGTGTACTGTTTTTGCTTAAGCATATGAAAATAATGGGTCAAATTTGTAATCTTGATTGAATCGTTAATCCTTATACTGCCCTTAATATTCTGTTTCAATCCTACTAATGCTAACAAGTTCTTGGTGTATTATATTCTTTTCATCATTACATCTATTTGTGATTTTCCCTTCTCATTTTGGATTAGGGATGGTCCATTTGCCTTTTatttggtttggggtttttttAAGACACGAGGATATTATCCTACTTTTTTCGAAGGTTGAATGACGTCAAATCATCATGCCCCTTATACCGCAGGGACACATACTACAATGGATGGGAAAACGGGCTGCAATCCCGTGAGGGGAGCTAACTCTAAAAACCGGCCCTCAGTTTGGGTTGCATGCTGCAACTTGCCTACATAAAGCTAGAATTGCTGTTAATCGGGGTCCGTTCCAGACAGCTTTCCTTCCTTTTCCTGGGATAACACTTCTTGCAAGCTTTTTCCTCATCGCCCTCCCTGTGGAATTCTATTGTCTATGGTCAGATTCATGTTCTTTTTGTTCTCCCAGAAGAGAAGCTACGTGTTTGCTGACACTGGACTTATCCATGCTGTTCAAAGTTAGTTTTAATTGGATTAGTGCCAAACTCAGCCTGGGATGAAAGTTCTCTTCTGGGTCTTAATTCTCAATCTATTTTGTTTTCTGACATTTTCCTGAAAGAGATGGAATTTGTTAACATTTGACTTGTCTGTCCACTTATATAATGGCTATTCATCTGTACTCAGTGTTTTGTGTGTCATTCACAAAGATGATCGAAGTTAAGTTGTCATTGTAAAGAATAGGCGATGTCCATTTATTGTTGCTTTTAACAATGCAAAATTCTGGCTATCAGCGCATTTTACACACAGCTCTCACAAAGAATGCACACATGATCTGTGCAGATTCATGGATTTGTAACTGTAATTAGCACTTCTTCCTCTCAGAACTATGGAAAAAATCATCTGTATAAATGATTTATGAAATAGGAAAAAGCTTATTAAGAGAACTTCTTGCTCAAACTTCTTGCTCAAAGTGTCTATGGAGGTGCGCTTTTGTACACTATTTTAATTCTGTTTGTCCTGTATATAACTCTATAATTTTACAACAGGTGCTTGTATAGCAATGAGGTTTCATTGCATGGAGATGGTTTCCTACTTGGAATCATCGTATTACAGTATGTGGTCTTGGACTCTTTTGTGCAAATCTTGGATAAAATATGCTAGTTTTTTGTTACTGTttatttgttttcaggatgtttcCTGTTCGTTGTGGCAACAGTTGATGCTGTTGTTGCTTCCAGAACTGCAGGGAAAATATGTTACAACTCACCGAAATGAAATAAATCCAAATCCTTGGAGACACTGATTTGAGAGTTGAATTTGTTCATTTCTTGAAACTAAAGCAACAGGTgggaataaaatgaaaaaaaaggttTGATTAAAGAAGCAATATTAACATTTTTCGTGCCCGTGCCCGTGCCCGTGCCCTTGCCCTTGCCCTTGCCCTTGCCCGGTGAAGAGTTTCTTTAACCATGCTTGTTTACAAATACACATATGGATCCATAACTCCATATGTTTGATAATGGAGAACTTTCCCATTCTCATTAAATAAAAGGAAACAACTGCATGAACACACTTGACAGGGCTTTGGATGCCTTTCAGATTACACTGATGAGCACATCATTGTTTCCTATGCTGCTATTGACTCAAAAGAACACACTCAAGCTCAATCTCTAGCAGTCCTCTCTCGACTTTCTGCAGCCTGAGAGTGATTTCCTGCTTTACTTTCCCATCCACCAGGGAGATGATACTATCTTTCACCAAGGTGTTCTCTATGCTTGCCACCCACTTCCCGAGCTGCATCGCTTCTTGGATTGCAGAATTCTCATAGGCTTTGGCAGCAGAGAGCAGGGGTTGAATGTCGATCTCCGCCTCCCCCATAAAATCATCGGTTGAGAATGTATCTTTGTCATAAACAAGCTGCAAACAACAATCCCAAAAGGCTCATTAGACATGATTCAGCACAGGAAAGCTTTTCATGTCAGAATTGATGCCTAACATATTAATAAACTACAGCATGCAACATTAAGTGCTTGATTCTATTGAGCTGTTCAATTTATGATAATAGGAAAAAGTAACCCCTACCAAACCCATTTAAAAGGCATTGTAAATTTAGAACAAAATCAAcagtgttttgtttttatttctaaacCGAAACAAGGACCAACTTATGTAAGTGATCTGATTATACCACTTCAGTTTCATAGGTAGCAGCCAATCCCTCAAGTATGTTCCATTTGATGTGAAATTACTGACGGCAAAAATTCTAAAAGAAATTCAATTTCGATCTCATCTAAAATCCACCATACTCTTTTTATTTTGGTACAAGGGAAATAAAAGATCCAGTAAATCTCTTATGCTGCCAAGGAATATAGAAACATAAAGTGAGGACCCAGACCCTTTGAGTGTTTTTTAATCTTTACAGAGGCTGAGAGGacacggtcatattttctccattGGACCTCAGTGTGACGCTAGCTGATTGGGTCGCATAAGTAGGTACTCAGAGCAAATGTGTGAAAACAATTTATCAGGGCAGTGGCATTGGAGTTCACAAAGAGTACTATAAAATCTAATCTCAAATGAGTACTATAAAATCTAATCTCAAATGGCTTCACAAAGAAGGCAAAGGCATTGGAGTTCAGGCAGTGGCCAAGAGAGCTTGTTTGGCCATCACAGTATACTGTTTATGGTACTTTAGCAACAAGAGGAGATTTGAAGGCTTAGTCACCCTTCCTGATGCTGTTATAAAGGTGATTCAAACTCACACTTTTAGAATAGTGTAAGATAAATTTCCCATTCTCTGTATTTGagttatagttttttttttggctaatttacCCCTGGGTATGGGTTTTGATGTATTTGAGTGGTAGTTATTTGTGGCATGAATGCCCTGGGTTTTACCCAGTTTGAGTTGTATTTGCTTCTCTGGTTGTGTGAGCTATGGGCTCCCTTCCTGGGTATGCCCAGTATTTGTACATATCcatttggtctataatataatTTTctgatcaaaaaaataaaaacaatttatCATGAACATTAGTTTTCATGTAATTCTGTAATGGGCTACTTCCAAAATTACGGTTCATTCCTATTTTCAcatatgaattttttaaaaaaaacagaAGCAAATTATCTATCCATGGAGTCACTTGTGTGCAGCATGTAGAGTGAAACTGACAATCAAACAATATATTAGTGCCAAGAAAGGACAAACATAAGAATCTATGCCATTAAagagtttaattttttattttttcttgtttagTTGGAATGAGAAATGGATATGCTATATTCAGGATGCAGGGAAAAAAATAGAATCAGGTGAATAGGGGTCTCATAAACTCTGTGTGGAAAAGGGTATCAGAAAGTAAGAACAGAAAAAAGAAACATGGAAGAGACGCAGGAGAATTGCATATAGGGTGAAATAAATCAGTGCTGGAAGCAGAGAAAAGAGGGGAAAAATATGTACGGCAAATATGTTTATCATTTTGTGAGACTAGATGATGGTTTTTCATATTATTTACAATTTATAAAGAGATCGCTGAGGAAAtagagaaggagaaaaagaaaaagaaaaatgggatCCTGCTGCTACTTTTTTAGCCATTAGGAACCAAGCTTCTAGGATTTTACTGTCCTTTCCTTTCCAACAATTTTTGAATTCAAAGCCAATGAAGCTACGATGTTGAAAGGCGGCTTGATCTACTTAGTGCATTCAATACATTATGTTTACCAATTTAGTCCCTAAAAGGAGTTTAATCTATACAAAGATAACATTTTCAAAATTTGCCCAGAGTCACGTTGAAGCAAGCAAGTTGCATTgtcagcacacacacacacgcatagagagagagagagagagagagagagagaaagtaatATTTTATTATTCTCAAGGATCAGTATTTGGTAGTATATGAGCATCATGAGACCgtaataaaatgaaaaaagaatGAGCAGGAACAATCATGCAGCTTAGTATCAATATATACCCAATGCAGGATATTACCAGAAATTGCAAGACATTCTATAGCAAGGTTTGCATGTGCCTGGATGAAGTGTGGAAATAATTCAATGTGCATCCAAATTTTCAGTTCCACATCAAGTTAGAATATGCATGAGAGAAACTGACTTACCAATTTTAGGGGAGGAATAGTATCCGGAATTGACAGTAGTAGGCTCTCATTCCAGACTGGGTTCAGATTGCTTTTTATAACGCGCGTCTTCATTGACTGCAACAGAATTTATGAAGAAATTAATCTTTAACAGCCAGTTGACCCAAGGGAAATAATCAGGAGTTGCATAAGACATAACTCACTTGGTGCCCCAATGTAAGGATGACATAAGGATCACTAGTCACTACATCCCGAACAGCTAAGTTGGTGCCTCTAACGACATTGACCTTTATCAATCCGACAAATTCAACCATACCCGCCTACAAACAATACTCATAAGAGCTATAAGACACAGGAATCCAAGTCAGTTTTAAAATCTATAGTGATGTTTGGATTGATTGATGTCTAGATTTTCATAGAAACATCTTTGCAATATGCTGGCTTTCAAAGTATCCTTTTCTTGTGgcattaataataataagggggGATTCCAATTTGGGGTTGAGATGTTCTTGTGAAAGTCCTGGAAGGCTATTTGACAGTTATATCCTCTTTTTATTCCTtatggaatttttatttttttttggtgggAAATAGGCATCATACTCAGTTTTGGGAAAACATTTGGGTGGGCGTTCTtcgctttgctcatttttccccTTTTGTGCAGGCTGTCCTCTTCGCACAACGAatctatttcttcattctttATCTCTAATGGGGCTGGATTCTATTGTTTCCATTTTTGTAGGGTTCCTATTGAAAGGGCAGTATTGGAGCTTGCCTCCTCCTTAAGTTTGTTGGATGATAAGATTCTTTCCAAAAGGAGGGACTAGTGTTCCTGGATTCTTGTTTCTTCAGGGGAATattcttctaaatcttttttttGAGCATTTAACCAATAAAAACTTGCCTTTCCCGCTTCATAGatctatttggaaggctaaagtcaTCTCTAAGATTAAtgcttttctttatttgtttggtcgtttttaatagagttaacactacAATATGCTGCAAAGCAGGAGGCTTTTCAAGGCTGTATCTTGGGATGatgttttctttgttttgaaaattcaGAATCTGCTTCTCACTTGTTCAttctttgctccttttcttggagAATGTGGAACAATCCTTTTGGTTTATTTGCAGAGAGTGGGGTACGTCTGGAGTTGGTGGAATCTCTTTTTAGATTTTGTAAGGGGTAAAGATGCTTTGGTGTTGTGGAGGTGTGCAATTTTTGCAGTTTCATGGGGGGTTTTGGGTAGAGCAAATGCTTGTATTTTGACGGGGACGAGGATGCATTTGATTATGCTTTTGGACAGGATTCAATATCTTGCCTCCTTGTGCATTTTTGCAGCCAGATGTTTCATAAGGTTTTCTTTTTCTGATTAACAGCGTGATTGGCTGGCTGTGCTgttgatttattttaatttttttgttcttGTATCTTTTGAGGATTTCTTATGCTTCTTGTTATACTTCTTATTTTTCGTAATAAAATcccttatttttcaaaaaaaataaaataatgataaaggCGAAGAAGCTTGGTTTAAATTGACAGATAAGATTAGAAAATCATGAGTAATTTTTCAGTAAAAAGCCGAGAAGtcattgaaagaatatgagaatctagtttctttctttctttcttcttcttcttcttctctttttttttttaaactgaatTCTTCAACTAAACAACAATTCGAAAGAATGTGTATTACTTCACATTTTCCAACTGTATCATGCTTCAATTATAAAAAGCAAATTCAAAGTTCAAACACCCTTGAATAATCTGATAAGCAATTAGCATGAGTCAAAATAGAAAACGATTACCAGAGAGTTGTTTTTTCTTGAGTGCCTGtgctcttcttttcttctccAGCTGTTCCGGAATGCCTGCCCAAGTCCATGGATTCGACTAGTTGTTTGTTTCTCATATTGTTTCTTATCTTGGGTTGGACCAGAATTATGGCTCAGATAACTGCCTGGATAGGGAGTTGAACTACAATTACGAACTGAGAAGGGGCAGAACAGCTGTTCATCTGAGTTCACAAATTGTTGTAGCTCATATTTTCTCCTGAATATTCAAATCAGAGGATTTGTGAATTAGAATGGTTTTCGGTTTCTGAAGTTATGAAAAATGTGATACCCATATTACCTGATAAAATCTGAGCGCTCCTCTATGGAGGAATCTGGTTTTGGTTTTTTGTAGTTTTCTGGAATCGAAGCTTCATACTTCAGGTTTACCAGCGTATTTCCACCCAAGCCTACTAAAGTATCAACTTGTTCATCTGTCCATTGATCTAGTTTAACAGATAATACCTGCAATATAAATAATAGTCACTTAGTCAGAAAGAGAAACCTATTCTGTTGGCACACTACCCCTACCATGttattatttcaaattttatagAATGCCCAAAGACAATGCTTTTATCGATTTATTTATTTACTGGATGCGGGCCCAAAGACAAtgcttttattgatttatttatttactgGATGAGTGCccccgcgggggggggggggggggggggggggtgtggcgCTCTGGAAATGCAGTGAAGCAGCATTTCTTCCCTCACTAACCTACCCATTAATTGAGTTTTTATGAATATGAGACTGCATGCAGTAGAAAAGATGCTTAACATCTAGTAGTTCAGTATTGTAAGTGAACACCTCTCCACTAATGGATTTAGAGTTTATGGATCAGCTAAAAATACACCATTGATAAGTGACTTGTATtacttaaaaaaattatatatgcaCATAAAGGATCAAGCTATAAGTAAGACAAACACCATGGGATAAATCATCTGGTATATGCTAGAACAAGAGGCAAAAACAAGCAGttacatttcttaaatttttttgcaATACCCACTGCACACCGCTCCCTTGACATATAGCAGCGGGATATCCCTAAATTGCTTTTCACATATaagatgacaaatacttttgagttgtaattaaaaaaaaaaaaatgatatcacacacacacacaagttgCTGGGCGATGATCAAATGTTCTTTAGTAGCATGGAGGCTACATCTCAATAGGTGCTAAGGCGGCTCTTATTCAGCTGGCAGTGGCTActatttttgttttcttattGTCTTGCTTAAGATTTTTACCATCATTTCCAAAAGATGTTCAAGATGATGACAAGGGATATTTTCTTGTGGTTTGGAATGCTGAAGAGAAACAACCATCGTATTGAACAGAATGGGGGAGTATAGGCCTAATTCTTTAGGGGcctgtttggaacttggaaaatgtaaggtaaaggaaaggaaaatattaataatttggttatcaagaaaaatgagaaagaaaattaaatatataGCAGAAGTTCaattttacatatcattaacATTTGCttgttcttaatttttaatcatattagaacaaattatttttaatcatatttcatatagaAATAAAATGCAATGGAAAATAAACTTTCTCCtcagtttccttttttttttttttttttaattacttaaacAAAATCTCGATCCAAATAGAGCCTAGGTGATCTTGGTAAATAATTACGCAAAAAGGCCTTGAATACCATTGCCTGGAGCAAAAGAATCTACTTTTCACTTTACCAGAGATTCAAGGTCTAGAGCATGTGCACCTATATGCATGTAATAGATATTCATGTATGCATAGTTATAAGGTAAGCTGGAGCATATGCTAAAAGTAATAATAGAAGCAAgagaaatctatatatatatatatagagagagagagagagagagcgatgagaaaatgaattgataaatgaagTCCAGTAGTGGCCCTCGTATGCTACTATGCTCTAAAGTTTATGTCTTGAGTTTGAACCCAGCATCATGCAGCCTGCGTTGCCAATTATATAAGAATTATGCCCTGCACCACGAAGCACTGAAAACCTTGAATCTCATTAACTTGCCACCTACCACAATGGACTAGGTTCTCTCTCTTGCCTTTCTTCTCATTGTATGATGCTTGTTCTGGGTTGAGAAAAGATTTGTAATAACTTAACTCCAGGTTATAGGTTGAGAGGTTCCTCTTGTAGTGATATTTTTTACATCTTTCTTGCTTTTTTTCCCCCTTTGCTAATAAAACATCTCTTTTCCTAGTGGCAGTATATGAACTTCAGTTCATCCCATATGTCACCTAATTATTTGAATAGATCAAGGGGCTTTTGCCCAATTGAACAATTCCAAGATCAAGGTGCATTGTCCAGCAAGCTCAGCTCTTATCTTCCTTTTGACACCTCATTTACCTCTCTCACCAGAAAGTATAAATTGAACTACTAAAGTTTCCCATTGGTGGCCACTAAAAGGCCTTAACCCCTGTAATTTGCTTCAAGGCAGACAGTATGGATATGTACTCTTGATTGAACAGTAGCTTTCTCCAGATTATGAAATATCTCCATTGATCTAGACTGTTTAGTCCTCAGCAAGTATGGCAAGATTCAGAGGCGGTCTCCATAAAGTGTTTCTTCTAGCTGTAGACAAAATTTCatgttttgaataaaaaaaaaaggaattgcAGCACTTTTGTTTTCATGAGGGCCTTTTAGGAAGAAAAGAGTAGGAGCATCTTTGAGAACAGGTTTAGGAATGTAAGTCTTCCTGTTAAAAAATCAAGGTGCTTCATAATTCAGGGGCATCATTAGAGATGACATTGGATGATTTTTTGACAAGGCTGGAAATATTAAAGAAGCATTTTGTAACATTTATTTCATCAGTTCCCAAATTGGTTGAATTCTTATGTCCAACATCTGTATTTAGTGAATAATTTATAGAACTATTGCGTCCAAATTTAACAGCAATGCAACAAGAACAGAGTTTTCAGCGTTACAAGATTCAACCAATCAACATAAAATCAAGATGACAACATCAAACTTCATTTGATTTTTTCAGTTGTACTTGAATATCATTGCTTTGTCATAAAGTTAAGCATTCTCACTTTGAGAACTCTTAAACTTATCCttttgtggcatgagttgaaaGAAAGCATCCTTCTCAATTCTACATGCATACTACCTAGTAGTTATCCTTAACGATTCTACATGCCTGTTTTTCAAAAAATCTGGCTGACTTAATTATcatcattttttaaaacaaaaagttCTCGAGGAGCATGATTCCTCCTTTTACCAATCCTAATGGCCTGATTTTCAAACATAGGGCAAACGATCAGATAATTTGTGAATATGAGATTCAGCTTTTACCAAATATAAATTGAGATGAAAATTCGTAAACCAGGTTTAAGAGCAC from Malania oleifera isolate guangnan ecotype guangnan chromosome 9, ASM2987363v1, whole genome shotgun sequence carries:
- the LOC131163825 gene encoding probable ADP-ribosylation factor GTPase-activating protein AGD11 isoform X3, with the protein product MSTEQEETRLNNVSGAQRRLENLLRESGNRFCADCGSPHPKWVSLSLGVFICIKCSGVHRSLGVHISKVLSVKLDQWTDEQVDTLVGLGGNTLVNLKYEASIPENYKKPKPDSSIEERSDFIRRKYELQQFVNSDEQLFCPFSVRNCSSTPYPGSYLSHNSGPTQDKKQYEKQTTSRIHGLGQAFRNSWRRKEEHRHSRKNNSLAGMVEFVGLIKVNVVRGTNLAVRDVVTSDPYVILTLGHQSMKTRVIKSNLNPVWNESLLLSIPDTIPPLKLLVYDKDTFSTDDFMGEAEIDIQPLLSAAKAYENSAIQEAMQLGKWVASIENTLVKDSIISLVDGKVKQEITLRLQKVERGLLEIELECVLLSQ
- the LOC131163825 gene encoding probable ADP-ribosylation factor GTPase-activating protein AGD11 isoform X1 — encoded protein: MSTEQEETRLNNVSGTGACLLDLLCSDPSTSWTCQKEGQTPSTGAQRRLENLLRESGNRFCADCGSPHPKWVSLSLGVFICIKCSGVHRSLGVHISKVLSVKLDQWTDEQVDTLVGLGGNTLVNLKYEASIPENYKKPKPDSSIEERSDFIRRKYELQQFVNSDEQLFCPFSVRNCSSTPYPGSYLSHNSGPTQDKKQYEKQTTSRIHGLGQAFRNSWRRKEEHRHSRKNNSLAGMVEFVGLIKVNVVRGTNLAVRDVVTSDPYVILTLGHQSMKTRVIKSNLNPVWNESLLLSIPDTIPPLKLLVYDKDTFSTDDFMGEAEIDIQPLLSAAKAYENSAIQEAMQLGKWVASIENTLVKDSIISLVDGKVKQEITLRLQKVERGLLEIELECVLLSQ
- the LOC131163825 gene encoding probable ADP-ribosylation factor GTPase-activating protein AGD11 isoform X2; translation: MSTEQEETRLNNVSGACLLDLLCSDPSTSWTCQKEGQTPSTGAQRRLENLLRESGNRFCADCGSPHPKWVSLSLGVFICIKCSGVHRSLGVHISKVLSVKLDQWTDEQVDTLVGLGGNTLVNLKYEASIPENYKKPKPDSSIEERSDFIRRKYELQQFVNSDEQLFCPFSVRNCSSTPYPGSYLSHNSGPTQDKKQYEKQTTSRIHGLGQAFRNSWRRKEEHRHSRKNNSLAGMVEFVGLIKVNVVRGTNLAVRDVVTSDPYVILTLGHQSMKTRVIKSNLNPVWNESLLLSIPDTIPPLKLLVYDKDTFSTDDFMGEAEIDIQPLLSAAKAYENSAIQEAMQLGKWVASIENTLVKDSIISLVDGKVKQEITLRLQKVERGLLEIELECVLLSQ